The Bacteroidales bacterium DNA window GAACCTTACTCGGAGAAACAACTTTAATTATTGATCCTGAATCGGATTCTGTCAAAATTACTTTAAACGAATCTCTGGCAGAGGAATTTCTTGATGCTGAAAACGATGTATTTACGTCATCAGAGAATTTTATAAACTTCTTTAAAGGGATATATATTAAATCTGAATGTGAAAATAATGACGGTGCAATTCTTAAATTTAATATTTGTTCTGAATCTGTTTTGAGAATATATTTTCATTATGATGACGGGACAACAACCGGAGATGGTTTAGAATTTAAAGTAACTCCTAATGTTTCTTCGACTGTTAGATTTAATATGTTTGAACACGATTATACCGGGGTTGCATTCGAAGAAAATATTGATAATGAAGAAGACCCGCAAGATTCTGTTGCATACCTGCAAACAATGGGTGGATTGCGTACAAAAATTAATATTCCGCATATTGAAAGCTTAAAAGATCTCGGTGATATTGTTATTTATCGTGCTGAATTAATCATAAAAACAGCACCTTCAGAAGATTTCGAAGAGAGTTCATATCCCGCAATAGAAAAATTACTTTTAACAGGATACAGTCCGGAATACGAATATTATTTATTATCTGAATATATTTCAGGAACAAGTTATCTCGGAGAAAATTATTCAGACGGCGAGTATCGTTTCGACATTGCAGGATATTTACAAAATATTATAGACGGCTCTACTGAAAATAACGGCTTATATTTATTCTCCGCAGCAGGAAATAAATATTTTAACAGATCCGTTATAACAACAGGAAACCATTCTGAAAAAATGAAACTTTATATTACATATACAAAATTAAAATAACCTTAAACCTAAACTTTAGAATTATGTGCGGAATAGTAGGATATATAGGTGATAAAGATGCCTACCCGATATTAATAAAAGGATTAAGAAGATTAGAATACAGAGGATACGATTCTGCCGGTGTTGCAATAATCGGCAAAGAAACAAAAATATATAAGAAAAAAGGAAAAGTTAATGACCTTGATGCTCTTGTAAAAGAGAATGATGTAAAAGGTAATATCGGTATCGGACATACCAGATGGGCAACACATGGTGAACCAAACGACACAAACGCTCATCCTCATACTTCTCAAAACGGAAAATTTACAGTAATACATAACGGAATTATTGAAAATTATTCACGTCTTAAAAAAAGACTTCAAGACAGAGATTACAAATTTAAAAGCCAAACCGACACTGAGATTCTTGCAAACCTTATTGAATATATATATCTGAAAGCTAATGGAGAGATAGATGCTGAACAAGCTGTTAGACTTGCTTTATCTAAAGTTATCGGTGCCTACGGAATTGTAATTATTGCAAAAGACGAACCTGATAAGCTGATTGCTGCAAGAAAAGGCAGTCCGTTGGTAATAGGAATTGGCGACGGAGAATATTTTATTGCATCTGATGCAACTCCCATTGTTGAACATACCAACAGTGTTATTTATCTTAATAATGATAATGTAGCTGTAATTAAAAAAAATCAATTAACTTTAAAAACAATAGCAAACGACAAACTTGAACCAAGAATCCAAAAATTAACAATGGGTATTGGTTCAATAGAAAAAAACGGTTACGAACATTTCATGCTCAAAGAGATTTTTGAGCAGC harbors:
- a CDS encoding DUF4270 domain-containing protein, translated to MKKIFFYSLISISMLIFSCQSKTNIGHGILPEDDIINAEIIDTFSLSVYTLSMDTINTSGVSELLLGEYTDPIFGYSKASFVCQYGLAEYPTFSQESDHVADSAVLTLILDTVNLNYYGNIETAHTIQVYRLEDDLDSDTIYYGNHDPSEFVTGTLLGETTLIIDPESDSVKITLNESLAEEFLDAENDVFTSSENFINFFKGIYIKSECENNDGAILKFNICSESVLRIYFHYDDGTTTGDGLEFKVTPNVSSTVRFNMFEHDYTGVAFEENIDNEEDPQDSVAYLQTMGGLRTKINIPHIESLKDLGDIVIYRAELIIKTAPSEDFEESSYPAIEKLLLTGYSPEYEYYLLSEYISGTSYLGENYSDGEYRFDIAGYLQNIIDGSTENNGLYLFSAAGNKYFNRSVITTGNHSEKMKLYITYTKLK